One window of Neosynechococcus sphagnicola sy1 genomic DNA carries:
- a CDS encoding EAL domain-containing protein, translating into MTFPWKLNRDGAKMLLPDLPRILTEPFASQQEALKLVIYPDTPTTNHAFLQLGFQAIPEAEQLLYLEVTDGLVTPVFLQISQVIPEISLLSSRFSLTRSPLTPQTLLLEFLKAQPLSQVTQPAKFSWFVQLLTQQQLFFVYQPIFHLATGEIFGHECLARAFDDQGHHCNGQQLINAALSTNLAYEFDSLARTTCLESIAHLQTSQVFFINILPNAILCHPQSLANNYQQVLDLGLQPSQIVFELTEVEILTRSPELLCLIHQIQERGFQIAVDDLCASVTVDHYFMDFLPNIIKLDRRLVQGCYHHPVKQVLIKSLLNSAHELSVRVVAEGLEMVEDIQFCQDLGVDYGQGFGLAVPQLTPQVIPSPAPALVGSGSAWN; encoded by the coding sequence GGTAATTTACCCCGATACCCCTACAACCAACCACGCCTTTCTCCAGCTTGGGTTTCAAGCGATTCCTGAGGCTGAACAACTTCTCTACTTAGAAGTGACAGACGGTCTGGTGACCCCCGTGTTCCTGCAAATCAGTCAGGTGATTCCAGAAATTAGCCTCCTATCCTCTCGGTTCTCCCTGACGAGATCGCCCTTAACGCCGCAAACGCTGCTGCTGGAGTTTCTGAAAGCTCAGCCTTTGAGCCAAGTGACTCAACCCGCAAAGTTTTCCTGGTTTGTCCAACTGTTAACCCAGCAGCAACTTTTCTTTGTTTATCAACCCATTTTCCACCTCGCTACGGGAGAGATTTTCGGTCATGAGTGTCTGGCTCGTGCCTTTGACGATCAGGGGCATCATTGCAATGGTCAGCAACTAATTAACGCTGCCCTCTCCACTAATCTGGCCTATGAGTTTGATAGTTTAGCCCGCACAACATGTCTGGAATCCATCGCCCATCTTCAGACATCCCAGGTGTTTTTTATCAATATTTTACCCAATGCCATCCTGTGCCATCCCCAGTCTCTAGCGAACAATTATCAGCAAGTTTTAGATCTCGGTCTCCAACCCTCTCAAATAGTGTTTGAGCTTACTGAAGTTGAAATTTTGACCCGCAGTCCCGAACTTTTGTGCCTGATTCATCAAATCCAGGAAAGGGGGTTTCAAATTGCCGTTGATGACCTCTGTGCCTCCGTCACCGTTGATCACTACTTCATGGATTTTCTCCCCAATATCATCAAATTGGATCGGCGATTGGTTCAGGGATGTTATCACCATCCCGTCAAACAAGTATTGATTAAAAGTCTGTTAAATTCTGCCCATGAATTGAGTGTACGAGTGGTTGCCGAAGGTCTAGAAATGGTTGAAGATATCCAGTTCTGTCAAGATCTAGGGGTGGACTACGGCCAGGGATTTGGCTTGGCGGTTCCGCAGCTAACACCGCAAGTAATCCCCTCACCCGCTCCTGCTTTGGTTGGCAGTGGATCGGCTTGGAATTAG